A genome region from Labilibaculum antarcticum includes the following:
- a CDS encoding L-lactate permease, producing MDALLAFSPILLTIVLMVGFNWGAKKALPLSLLLSVIVAYTVWEIDIFHIMGYSVFGFLKALDILIIIFGAILILNTMKLSGAMTTINNGFSGITKDRRIQAIIIGFMFGAFIEGAAGFGTPAALAGPLLVGLGFPPLAAAMVALIYNSVPVPFGAVGTPISGGAMVTLEQNLSNIGANPDVFKMALTEWVAIPNALVGIFIPLLGIMVMTKFFGKEKSIKPALAAAPFAIFAGLAFSIPYVIIASTLGPDLPSLLGAFIGLGIIIFAAKRGFLMPKTPWDFPPKSEWAANWKSKESTGDTGEAKMGLAKAWMPYALIAIILVVTRIPSLGLKGWLASQTLTLSDIFGIEGLTYVLKWAYLPGTIPFILVAVITNFVYKMPMKMVVSSWKTTFKQITGAAIALLAGVAMVQLMLKSGTNGAGMDSMLTTMATAIADLSGNAYPIIAPLVGVLGSFMSGSATVSNLLFSSLQFETATILGIPQVLIVAVQSIGAALGNMICVNNVVAVCATVGCIGAEGTIIRRNAIPAFIYYLMVMVIVVILISSGFNPLPL from the coding sequence ATGGACGCATTATTAGCATTTTCGCCTATTTTATTAACCATCGTATTGATGGTGGGCTTCAATTGGGGAGCAAAAAAGGCTTTGCCTTTATCGCTGTTATTATCGGTGATAGTGGCTTACACAGTTTGGGAAATTGATATTTTCCACATTATGGGATATTCTGTTTTTGGTTTTCTAAAAGCATTGGATATTTTAATTATTATTTTTGGGGCTATTCTCATACTGAATACCATGAAGTTGTCGGGAGCAATGACAACTATTAATAATGGATTTAGTGGAATAACCAAGGATAGAAGAATTCAAGCCATTATTATTGGTTTCATGTTTGGTGCATTTATTGAAGGTGCTGCCGGATTTGGAACACCTGCTGCTTTGGCCGGTCCTTTATTGGTCGGACTCGGATTCCCTCCTTTAGCTGCAGCAATGGTTGCTTTAATATATAATTCGGTTCCTGTGCCTTTTGGTGCTGTAGGTACTCCAATTAGTGGTGGTGCTATGGTAACCCTGGAGCAAAACTTATCGAATATAGGTGCAAACCCAGATGTATTTAAAATGGCATTAACTGAATGGGTTGCTATCCCGAATGCATTGGTTGGTATTTTTATTCCTTTGTTGGGAATCATGGTCATGACTAAGTTCTTTGGTAAGGAAAAATCAATTAAGCCTGCATTGGCGGCTGCTCCTTTTGCAATTTTTGCAGGATTGGCATTTTCGATTCCTTACGTAATTATAGCTTCGACTCTTGGACCAGATCTTCCATCTTTACTAGGTGCATTTATAGGTCTTGGAATTATTATCTTTGCTGCTAAAAGAGGTTTTTTAATGCCAAAAACACCATGGGATTTTCCTCCAAAATCAGAATGGGCTGCTAACTGGAAATCTAAAGAGTCTACTGGTGATACAGGAGAAGCAAAAATGGGATTGGCTAAAGCTTGGATGCCATATGCATTAATCGCAATTATTTTGGTAGTTACCCGTATTCCATCTTTAGGTTTAAAAGGATGGTTAGCTTCACAAACATTAACCTTGTCGGATATTTTTGGTATTGAAGGTTTAACATACGTATTGAAATGGGCTTATCTGCCTGGAACCATACCATTTATTTTGGTAGCGGTTATCACAAATTTTGTATATAAAATGCCAATGAAAATGGTGGTTAGTTCCTGGAAAACTACTTTTAAACAAATTACAGGTGCTGCAATCGCTTTACTTGCAGGTGTTGCCATGGTTCAATTGATGTTGAAATCGGGAACCAACGGAGCAGGAATGGATAGTATGTTAACGACTATGGCTACTGCAATTGCTGATTTATCTGGAAATGCTTATCCAATAATAGCACCACTGGTTGGTGTATTAGGATCTTTTATGTCTGGATCAGCTACTGTTTCTAATTTATTATTCTCTTCACTTCAGTTCGAAACGGCTACTATTCTGGGTATTCCTCAGGTATTAATTGTAGCAGTTCAATCAATTGGTGCTGCTTTAGGTAACATGATATGTGTAAATAACGTAGTTGCAGTATGTGCTACTGTTGGTTGTATTGGTGCAGAAGGTACTATTATCAGAAGAAATGCAATACCAGCTTTTATCTACTATTTAATGGTAATGGTAATTGTGGTGATATTAATTTCATCAGGATTTAATCCTCTTCCATTGTAA
- a CDS encoding FAD-binding and (Fe-S)-binding domain-containing protein produces MMLTGNYKKFYDEIKSTIEKSRLYTDEVRTLAYGTDAGFYRLTPKIVIRAKDEAEVQKAILLANKYNLPVTFRAAGTSLAGQAITDSILIFAGKNWTNYDVIDNGDAIRMQPGIVGARVNQILAPYGRKMGPDPASINSAMIGGIVMNNASGMNCGTHENSYKTILSARLIFADGTILDTGDSKSKEEFKKTHGDFIRQIEEMRDKVRANKKLAERIRFKYSIKNTTGLSINPFIDYTDPFQIIVNLMVGSEGTLAFMAELTMKSVDNPKFKASAMMYFSDIVVACQAVVTMKPGPVDAAELLDRIALRSVENEDGIPAFIKDFPDGVTAVLVETMANSKKELDSNIKEIKSLLSAYETVRPIEFTDKPEEYSKYWNIRKGVFPAVGGLREIGTTCIIEDVAFHIEDLPEATAKLQKLIADHGYKGGVIYGHALEGNFHFIFNQNFDKPEELEQYKNFMTAVDHLVVDEYDGSLKAEHGTGRNMAPFVEHEWGAEAYQLMKEVKNLFDPKSLLNPGVIINDDPECNIKHFKTLTPVHDLVDLCIECGFCEVNCLTAGFSLSARQRTVLQREIKRLEISHEDDERLKVLLKDFKYLGEETCAGDGLCSTSCPLGIDTGKYIKHLRSLDMTGEKAQKYSKMAADNLYKIGPMIRGGLTFVNGVHAVMGTTLLGAVAGGFRTLSGNNIPLWTSSMPKGAKKPVPHPINKENPLKVVYFPSCISQTMGPAKGDPYKEPLHKATQNLLEKAGYEVIFPEGMANLCCGTPWESKGLIKQANQKSSELEDALVKASENGKYPVLCDTSPCLYRMRNVMDKTLKLYEPVEFIHAFLMDKLNFKIVDEVVAIHSTCTTTKMGLTPALKEVAEACAKHVVLPAEVGCCGFAGDRGFNFPEVNKYALRHLHPVIAKEKVIAGYSNSRTCEIGLSHNGGVPYQSIIYLVDRVTTAKSAKVNYKKKKAKKQMATI; encoded by the coding sequence ATGATGCTAACAGGAAATTATAAGAAATTCTATGATGAGATCAAATCGACGATTGAGAAGTCTCGATTATATACTGATGAAGTTAGAACTTTAGCTTACGGTACTGATGCTGGTTTTTACCGCTTAACACCTAAAATTGTTATTCGAGCGAAAGATGAAGCTGAAGTGCAAAAAGCAATTCTTCTGGCTAATAAATACAATCTACCAGTTACTTTCCGTGCAGCAGGAACAAGTTTAGCTGGACAAGCTATTACTGATTCAATCCTTATTTTTGCTGGAAAAAATTGGACAAATTACGATGTTATTGATAATGGAGACGCGATTAGAATGCAACCAGGTATTGTGGGTGCTCGTGTAAATCAAATTCTTGCTCCTTATGGTCGTAAAATGGGGCCAGATCCTGCTTCGATTAATTCTGCTATGATTGGTGGTATTGTGATGAACAATGCATCTGGTATGAATTGTGGTACTCATGAAAATTCTTATAAAACAATTCTGTCAGCTCGTCTGATTTTTGCAGATGGTACCATTTTAGATACCGGAGATAGCAAGAGTAAAGAGGAATTTAAAAAGACTCATGGCGATTTTATTCGCCAAATTGAAGAAATGCGCGATAAGGTGCGAGCTAACAAAAAATTGGCTGAGCGCATTCGTTTCAAGTACAGTATAAAGAATACCACCGGACTTAGTATTAATCCTTTTATCGATTATACGGATCCTTTTCAAATTATTGTGAATTTGATGGTGGGTTCGGAAGGAACTTTGGCGTTTATGGCTGAGTTGACAATGAAGTCTGTCGACAATCCTAAATTCAAAGCCAGTGCAATGATGTATTTCTCTGATATTGTAGTTGCATGCCAGGCGGTGGTCACTATGAAACCAGGTCCTGTTGATGCGGCCGAGTTGCTTGATCGTATTGCTTTACGTTCGGTAGAAAATGAGGATGGTATTCCTGCTTTTATCAAAGATTTTCCTGATGGTGTAACAGCAGTTCTTGTTGAGACCATGGCGAATTCTAAAAAGGAATTGGATAGCAATATCAAAGAAATTAAGTCTCTTTTATCGGCCTATGAAACAGTTCGTCCTATCGAATTTACTGATAAACCAGAGGAATATTCCAAATATTGGAATATCCGTAAAGGTGTATTTCCAGCAGTTGGTGGTTTAAGAGAAATAGGTACAACTTGTATCATCGAGGATGTTGCTTTTCATATCGAGGATTTACCAGAAGCAACTGCTAAATTGCAGAAATTGATTGCCGACCATGGTTATAAGGGCGGTGTGATTTATGGACATGCCTTAGAAGGTAATTTCCATTTTATTTTCAACCAGAATTTCGACAAGCCAGAAGAGCTTGAACAATATAAAAATTTCATGACTGCTGTTGATCACTTGGTGGTTGACGAATATGATGGTTCATTGAAAGCTGAACATGGTACGGGACGAAACATGGCTCCCTTTGTTGAGCATGAGTGGGGTGCCGAAGCTTATCAATTGATGAAAGAGGTTAAAAATCTTTTTGATCCTAAAAGCTTATTGAATCCTGGTGTTATTATTAATGACGATCCAGAATGTAATATCAAACATTTCAAGACATTAACTCCTGTTCACGATCTTGTTGATTTGTGTATTGAGTGTGGTTTTTGCGAAGTGAATTGTTTGACCGCTGGTTTCTCACTTTCAGCACGTCAGCGTACTGTATTACAACGTGAAATCAAACGATTGGAAATATCTCACGAAGATGATGAACGTCTTAAAGTATTACTAAAGGATTTCAAATATCTGGGCGAAGAAACTTGTGCCGGAGATGGTTTGTGTTCTACTTCTTGTCCTTTAGGAATTGATACAGGTAAGTATATTAAGCATTTGAGATCACTTGATATGACGGGTGAAAAAGCTCAAAAATATAGTAAAATGGCCGCCGATAATTTGTACAAAATTGGTCCAATGATTCGTGGAGGTCTTACATTTGTGAATGGTGTACATGCTGTAATGGGTACAACTTTATTGGGAGCTGTTGCCGGTGGTTTTAGAACTTTAAGTGGCAATAACATTCCATTGTGGACTTCATCTATGCCTAAAGGAGCTAAAAAGCCTGTTCCTCATCCTATTAATAAGGAAAATCCATTAAAAGTGGTGTATTTCCCATCTTGTATTTCGCAAACCATGGGACCTGCAAAAGGAGATCCTTACAAGGAACCATTGCATAAGGCAACGCAAAATTTGCTCGAGAAAGCGGGTTACGAAGTAATTTTCCCAGAGGGAATGGCCAATTTATGTTGTGGTACGCCTTGGGAGAGTAAAGGACTTATAAAACAAGCCAATCAAAAATCTTCAGAATTGGAAGATGCTTTGGTTAAAGCTTCAGAGAATGGAAAATACCCTGTTTTATGTGATACTTCTCCATGTCTTTACCGTATGCGTAATGTAATGGATAAAACATTGAAACTTTACGAACCGGTTGAATTTATTCATGCATTTTTAATGGATAAACTAAACTTTAAAATAGTAGACGAGGTGGTGGCCATTCATTCAACTTGTACTACTACAAAAATGGGATTAACTCCAGCTTTGAAAGAGGTTGCTGAGGCATGTGCTAAGCACGTTGTTTTACCTGCAGAGGTGGGTTGTTGTGGTTTTGCTGGCGATAGAGGTTTTAACTTTCCTGAAGTCAACAAATATGCACTTCGACATCTTCATCCAGTAATTGCGAAGGAAAAAGTGATTGCGGGTTATTCCAACAGTAGAACTTGCGAAATTGGCTTAAGTCATAATGGTGGTGTTCCTTATCAGTCTATTATTTACTTGGTAGATCGAGTAACAACAGCAAAATCTGCGAAAGTGAATTACAAGAAAAAGAAGGCTAAAAAACAAATGGCTACAATTTAA
- a CDS encoding FAD-binding and (Fe-S)-binding domain-containing protein, which yields MLTGEYKILHERLLKTIDKDRMFHDPLHTLAWGTDASFYRLIPKLVVKSKNEAEVSLIMRECHNLNLPVTYRAAGTSLSGQAISDSVLVVAGEHWKKHTILDDGKKIRLQPGITGARANALLARYGKKIGPDPASINAAMIGGIAANNASGMCCGTSENSYKTIDSIRVILHDGTVLDTSCKDSIASFKNTHISLLNDLSQLAKDVQNNKTLDARIRAKFKMKNTTGYSLNALVDYKDPIDILTHLMIGSEGTLGFISEVVYRTVVEHKFKASSLMVYPDIEKACRAVSILKSEPVAAVELMDRAALRSVENDDGVPAYLKTLCEGASAILVETRASDAKTLKQQIETIKNSVKDIQVELPIEFTDVPAEFAMLWKIRKGLLPTVGGMRKVGTTVIIEDVCFPVPKLAEATLDLQDLFKKYKYSEAVIFGHALEGNLHFVFTQDFGTQPEIDRYAKFMDELADLVVGGYDGALKAEHGTGRNMAPYVEMEWGTDAYNLMKKIKAIFDPNFLINPGVILNDDKQAHLKNLKPLPAAHEKIDQCMECGFCEPACVSHNLTLSPRQRIATYREITRLKASGETPHVLASMVKQFDYEALQMCATDSLCALSCPVKIDTGKLVKDLRADDASPKAKKYAMWCADNMDKVQSYAQIGLNTVNFFHSILGSALMGGIAGGVRTLSGNTIPRWTKAFPKGSPAIVPPAVNQNNPKKVVYFPSCINRSMGVSKDYDEKVALTIKMEKLIKKAGYEIIYPEDVNNHCCGMAFLSKGFKEAGLKKSNSLEAALVKASNNGEYPVLCDMSPCLYTMKENMQSRLKLYEPIEFIMDHLKDHLNFTQLNETVSVFAVCSAKKLGVEDQLVDLAKLCAKNVVKPDTNCCGFAGDRGFTHSELNDHGLRDLKIQHPAEVKNGYSTSRTCEIGLTLNSGVSYQSIVYLVDRATTAK from the coding sequence ATGCTTACAGGAGAATATAAAATTTTACATGAACGATTACTGAAGACAATTGATAAAGATCGGATGTTTCATGATCCTTTACATACTCTAGCATGGGGAACCGACGCCAGTTTTTACCGACTAATACCAAAATTAGTAGTAAAGTCGAAAAACGAGGCCGAGGTAAGTTTGATTATGCGGGAATGTCATAATTTAAACTTACCTGTTACTTATCGTGCTGCAGGAACTAGTTTATCAGGTCAGGCCATTAGTGATTCTGTTTTGGTGGTTGCCGGAGAGCATTGGAAAAAGCACACAATCTTGGATGATGGAAAGAAAATTCGTCTTCAGCCAGGTATTACCGGTGCTCGTGCAAATGCTTTGTTGGCACGATATGGAAAAAAAATAGGACCCGATCCTGCTTCCATTAATGCTGCAATGATTGGTGGTATTGCTGCCAATAATGCATCAGGAATGTGTTGTGGTACTTCTGAAAATTCATATAAAACAATTGATTCTATCCGTGTAATTTTACACGATGGAACCGTTCTCGATACCTCCTGTAAAGATAGTATCGCTTCCTTTAAAAATACTCACATAAGCTTACTGAACGACTTGAGTCAATTGGCAAAAGATGTTCAGAACAATAAGACTTTGGATGCGCGAATTCGTGCGAAATTCAAAATGAAGAATACAACGGGATACAGCTTAAATGCTCTTGTTGATTACAAAGATCCAATTGATATTTTAACTCATTTAATGATCGGTTCTGAGGGAACTCTTGGATTTATTTCTGAAGTGGTTTACAGAACAGTAGTTGAACACAAGTTTAAGGCTAGTTCATTAATGGTTTACCCGGATATTGAAAAAGCTTGTAGAGCGGTTTCTATCCTAAAATCGGAGCCTGTTGCTGCGGTTGAATTAATGGACAGAGCTGCATTGCGTTCTGTGGAGAACGATGATGGTGTTCCTGCTTACTTAAAGACTCTTTGTGAAGGTGCTTCAGCTATTTTGGTGGAAACCAGAGCGAGTGATGCGAAAACACTGAAACAGCAGATTGAAACAATTAAAAATTCGGTTAAGGATATTCAGGTGGAATTGCCTATTGAGTTTACTGATGTTCCTGCTGAATTTGCTATGCTTTGGAAAATTCGCAAAGGTTTGCTTCCAACGGTTGGCGGTATGCGTAAAGTAGGAACCACTGTTATTATCGAGGATGTTTGTTTTCCTGTGCCAAAGTTAGCCGAGGCTACCTTGGATTTGCAGGACTTGTTCAAAAAATACAAATATTCCGAAGCAGTAATTTTTGGTCATGCTTTGGAAGGTAATCTACACTTTGTATTTACTCAGGATTTTGGAACGCAGCCCGAAATCGACAGGTATGCTAAATTCATGGATGAATTGGCCGATTTGGTTGTGGGTGGTTACGATGGTGCGCTAAAAGCAGAACACGGTACCGGACGAAACATGGCTCCTTATGTTGAAATGGAGTGGGGAACAGATGCCTACAATTTAATGAAGAAGATCAAGGCTATTTTTGATCCTAATTTCTTAATCAATCCAGGAGTTATTCTGAATGACGACAAACAGGCTCACTTAAAGAATTTGAAACCTCTGCCAGCTGCTCACGAGAAAATCGATCAGTGCATGGAGTGTGGATTTTGCGAGCCAGCTTGTGTTTCTCACAACTTGACATTAAGTCCGCGTCAAAGAATTGCTACCTATCGCGAAATTACTCGTTTGAAAGCCTCAGGAGAGACTCCTCACGTGTTAGCCAGTATGGTGAAGCAATTCGACTACGAAGCCTTGCAAATGTGTGCTACAGATAGTTTATGTGCGCTTAGTTGTCCGGTAAAGATCGATACAGGAAAATTAGTTAAGGATCTTAGAGCTGATGATGCATCGCCAAAGGCAAAGAAATATGCCATGTGGTGTGCCGATAATATGGATAAAGTTCAATCCTATGCACAAATAGGCTTAAATACAGTAAACTTCTTTCATTCTATACTCGGTTCCGCATTAATGGGCGGAATTGCTGGTGGTGTGAGAACTTTATCAGGAAATACAATTCCTCGCTGGACTAAGGCTTTCCCTAAAGGGTCGCCTGCAATTGTTCCGCCTGCAGTGAATCAAAACAATCCTAAAAAGGTTGTGTATTTTCCATCTTGTATTAACCGAAGCATGGGCGTATCGAAAGATTACGATGAGAAAGTTGCCTTGACTATTAAGATGGAGAAGTTGATCAAGAAGGCTGGATACGAAATTATTTATCCTGAAGATGTAAACAATCATTGTTGTGGAATGGCATTTTTGAGTAAAGGTTTTAAAGAAGCCGGACTGAAAAAATCCAATAGCTTGGAAGCCGCTTTGGTAAAAGCAAGTAACAATGGGGAATATCCTGTTCTTTGCGATATGAGTCCTTGTTTGTATACCATGAAGGAGAACATGCAGTCGCGATTGAAACTATACGAACCCATTGAATTCATAATGGATCATTTAAAAGATCATTTGAATTTTACACAACTAAACGAAACGGTTTCGGTATTTGCTGTATGCTCTGCTAAAAA